Proteins from one Niallia circulans genomic window:
- a CDS encoding response regulator transcription factor has translation MKHILIVEDELAISMVLGAYLEKEGFAVSYAYNGQEALEKLEETVPALVLLDVMMPHMDGWEVLAHIRQKSACPVIMLTALSDTDQKLKGFDTGADDYITKPFVAEEVIARVQAVLRRSPQYQAEEDVTYYGNLKINNLSHQIFLNGIEVPFTPRDLSVLLFLAGNPNQTFTRDQLLDHVWGRDYDGSDRAVDLAIKRIRKSLNGWEAEYGEIKTLRGLGYQFYIQEKK, from the coding sequence ATGAAACATATATTAATTGTGGAAGATGAATTGGCAATAAGCATGGTGCTTGGCGCTTATCTTGAAAAGGAAGGCTTTGCTGTCAGCTATGCATACAATGGACAAGAGGCATTGGAGAAGCTCGAAGAAACAGTGCCAGCATTGGTGCTGCTTGATGTCATGATGCCCCATATGGACGGCTGGGAGGTACTTGCACATATTCGCCAAAAAAGTGCTTGTCCTGTTATTATGCTCACTGCCCTTTCAGATACAGATCAGAAGCTGAAGGGATTCGACACAGGTGCAGATGATTATATAACAAAGCCCTTCGTTGCCGAAGAGGTGATAGCAAGGGTTCAGGCTGTCCTGCGCAGATCGCCTCAGTACCAGGCAGAAGAAGATGTGACCTATTACGGAAATTTAAAAATAAATAATCTTTCCCATCAGATATTCCTAAATGGCATTGAGGTCCCATTTACGCCGAGAGATCTATCGGTGTTGCTGTTTTTGGCCGGCAATCCTAATCAGACCTTTACGAGAGACCAGCTGCTCGACCATGTGTGGGGCAGGGATTATGATGGCAGTGACAGAGCAGTTGATTTGGCGATAAAAAGAATAAGGAAATCTTTGAATGGATGGGAGGCAGAATATGGGGAAATTAAAACATTACGTGGACTCGGCTATCAATTCTATATTCAAGAGAAAAAGTAA
- a CDS encoding HAMP domain-containing sensor histidine kinase: protein MGKLKHYVDSAINSIFKRKSKEKTPLLYYWTKRYLFTLILGLVIIGVVSILWIRHNALENRLELAKFVAQEIAGRASDENLENITDIRFPFMQDRQDSQSIYQPMSVYIKDDSNEVNLLSPMQDMGPNGNQQGKAMNEPTPNNSGQLEQIEGMDMVEELTIKTITLSDSRKASVVIAPIEKDDKLVGNVYIVQHHDQLRINTEEYQLLGLLLTGLAILGWLVIYSLSKKLAKPVEEVANAAQNLMNGNYDIRLSEDVQEKELHQLVLSFNEMTNRLQTLEGLRTQLLAGVTHELKTPITSISALVQAVNDDIISDSRKKEFLAMSLKEAKRLQSMVEDLLDFNSFSAGSIRVNLEKTNIQAAVKEIIYQWEIVHADALKNVKITYNSMEKPVYANADSVRLQQIIVNLLNNSLHAIKGKAVGELSVSLKYDNNDILIMVEDNGYGIPNEEQHYIFERFYRGKNKKDVERGLGLGLPYSLLLAKALGGLLSLQKSDGSTTIFLLKLPLCKEESK, encoded by the coding sequence ATGGGGAAATTAAAACATTACGTGGACTCGGCTATCAATTCTATATTCAAGAGAAAAAGTAAGGAGAAAACGCCGCTCCTATACTATTGGACAAAAAGATATTTATTCACATTAATACTCGGACTCGTCATTATTGGTGTTGTTTCCATCCTTTGGATCAGACATAATGCCTTAGAAAACAGGCTTGAGCTGGCAAAGTTCGTTGCCCAGGAGATTGCCGGAAGGGCGTCTGATGAGAATCTGGAGAATATTACAGACATCAGGTTTCCTTTTATGCAGGATAGACAGGATTCCCAAAGCATTTATCAGCCGATGAGTGTCTATATAAAGGACGACTCAAACGAGGTAAATCTTCTTTCTCCAATGCAGGATATGGGCCCAAATGGGAATCAACAGGGAAAAGCAATGAATGAACCAACACCTAATAATTCTGGTCAGCTTGAACAAATAGAGGGTATGGATATGGTTGAAGAGCTGACGATTAAAACGATAACGCTTAGCGATAGCAGAAAGGCATCTGTTGTAATTGCTCCGATAGAGAAGGATGATAAATTAGTAGGTAATGTGTATATTGTCCAGCACCATGATCAGCTTCGCATAAATACAGAGGAGTATCAGCTGCTTGGACTGCTTTTAACAGGTCTTGCAATTCTTGGCTGGCTTGTCATCTATTCATTGTCGAAGAAGCTGGCAAAGCCGGTGGAGGAAGTAGCGAATGCAGCCCAAAACTTAATGAATGGAAACTATGATATTCGCCTAAGTGAGGATGTGCAAGAGAAGGAGTTGCATCAGCTTGTGCTGTCCTTTAATGAAATGACAAACAGGCTGCAAACATTAGAAGGTCTGCGTACACAGCTCCTTGCAGGTGTTACCCATGAATTAAAGACACCAATTACCTCCATTAGCGCCCTTGTTCAAGCTGTGAATGATGATATCATTTCAGACAGCCGGAAAAAAGAGTTTTTGGCAATGAGCTTAAAGGAAGCCAAAAGACTGCAAAGCATGGTCGAGGATTTGCTTGATTTCAACAGCTTCAGTGCAGGCTCTATCAGAGTGAATCTCGAAAAAACAAACATCCAGGCTGCTGTTAAAGAAATCATCTATCAATGGGAAATCGTTCATGCAGATGCATTAAAAAATGTGAAGATAACCTATAATAGTATGGAAAAGCCTGTATATGCCAATGCGGACAGTGTTCGTCTGCAGCAAATTATCGTTAACCTGCTCAATAACAGCCTTCATGCCATTAAAGGCAAGGCTGTCGGCGAATTGTCAGTCAGCTTGAAATATGATAATAATGATATTCTGATAATGGTAGAGGATAATGGCTACGGAATCCCGAATGAAGAGCAGCATTATATATTTGAACGCTTCTACAGAGGGAAAAATAAGAAGGATGTTGAGCGGGGACTTGGACTTGGTTTGCCGTACAGCCTGCTTTTGGCGAAGGCGCTTGGAGGACTTTTATCTTTACAAAAATCCGACGGTTCCACTACAATATTTTTATTGAAGTTGCCATTATGCAAAGAAGAAAGCAAATAG